The Candidatus Koribacter versatilis Ellin345 genome has a segment encoding these proteins:
- a CDS encoding LIC_13387 family protein has protein sequence MKASIFYRIASVLLVLFAVGHTLGFRQVDPKWGIDSLVSTMQSSHFAVQGFTRSYWDFYVGFGLFVSVLLLFAAVVAWQLGGLRGETLVAMRGVGWALAACFAVNGVLSWRYFFVVPVVFSAVIAVCLVTAAALSGRT, from the coding sequence TTGAAAGCGTCCATCTTCTATCGCATCGCGTCCGTGTTGCTGGTGTTGTTCGCCGTAGGGCACACGCTGGGGTTTCGACAGGTTGATCCGAAGTGGGGCATTGATTCGCTGGTCTCCACCATGCAATCGAGCCATTTCGCAGTGCAGGGATTTACGCGCTCGTACTGGGATTTCTACGTTGGCTTCGGACTATTTGTCTCGGTGTTGCTGCTGTTCGCGGCCGTGGTGGCGTGGCAACTTGGAGGTTTGCGGGGAGAAACCCTGGTGGCCATGCGCGGTGTGGGCTGGGCGCTGGCAGCTTGCTTTGCGGTCAACGGGGTGCTGAGTTGGCGATATTTCTTCGTCGTGCCAGTGGTGTTCTCGGCGGTGATTGCGGTGTGCTTGGTGACGGCGG
- a CDS encoding VWA domain-containing protein — translation MIAGLVLPPQVALAQSQSQSGQQQQPEVPEAGGPAGDTGPMAIPKKTEKPVPPPPPRPKTPSSDSPSYSISVDVPLVNIDVSANTKDGGFIPGLKKENFRIYEDGVEQKITNFAQTEAPITAVLLVEFANGSYAFMNDALVASYNFAANLKKDDWVAVTEFDMRTHILVDFTQDKRQIYGALNTLRIPGFSEVNVFDALYDTLDRLDRVEGRKEIVLVSSGRDTFSRINLDQILKKVKATPNVTIFSISTGAAFLIWAEAHGMGSMRELDYLQADNEMNEYAKLTGGQHYKPRFEGEFPDIFKDIAARVRNQYTISYHPVNHKQDGSYRKVKVELVAGDGSGKPLIVKNEKGKELKTVLAYREGYSAKHQVE, via the coding sequence GTGATAGCCGGGTTAGTCCTCCCGCCGCAGGTAGCGCTTGCCCAGTCGCAATCGCAAAGCGGTCAACAGCAGCAGCCAGAAGTTCCGGAAGCCGGTGGCCCTGCGGGCGATACCGGCCCCATGGCGATTCCGAAAAAGACGGAAAAGCCGGTGCCGCCACCGCCGCCGCGGCCGAAGACGCCAAGCTCCGACTCACCGAGCTATTCCATCAGCGTGGACGTGCCGCTGGTGAACATTGACGTCTCGGCGAACACGAAAGACGGTGGGTTCATCCCCGGGCTGAAGAAAGAGAATTTCCGCATCTACGAAGATGGCGTGGAACAGAAGATCACCAACTTCGCGCAGACCGAGGCACCGATCACGGCAGTATTGCTGGTGGAATTCGCGAACGGCAGCTATGCGTTCATGAACGACGCGCTGGTGGCGTCGTATAACTTCGCGGCCAACCTGAAGAAGGACGACTGGGTGGCGGTAACCGAGTTCGATATGAGGACGCACATCCTGGTGGACTTTACCCAGGACAAGCGTCAGATTTACGGCGCCCTCAATACCCTGCGGATTCCGGGCTTCAGCGAAGTGAACGTTTTCGACGCACTCTACGACACGCTGGACCGGTTGGACCGCGTGGAAGGCCGCAAGGAAATCGTCCTGGTAAGTTCGGGACGCGACACGTTCAGCCGCATCAACCTGGACCAGATTTTGAAGAAAGTGAAAGCGACTCCAAATGTGACGATCTTCTCGATCAGCACCGGCGCAGCCTTCTTGATCTGGGCCGAGGCGCACGGGATGGGATCGATGCGAGAACTCGATTACCTGCAGGCTGACAACGAAATGAACGAATACGCCAAGCTTACCGGCGGCCAGCACTACAAACCGCGCTTCGAAGGCGAGTTCCCCGACATCTTTAAGGACATCGCAGCACGGGTGCGAAACCAGTACACCATCTCGTACCACCCGGTGAACCATAAGCAGGACGGTTCCTACCGCAAAGTGAAAGTGGAACTGGTGGCCGGCGACGGCAGCGGTAAGCCGCTCATCGTGAAAAACGAGAAGGGCAAAGAGTTGAAGACAGTGCTGGCGTATCGCGAAGGGTATTCGGCGAAACACCAGGTGGAATAG
- a CDS encoding SpoIVB peptidase S55 domain-containing protein — protein MKFAVRFVASLLLAASSAFAQNPAPNVPIMPLSEIKTGMKGVAYTVFEGTKPEPMDVQVLGVLRNMTGPKSDVILVRLQGKKPEYTGVVAGMSGSPVYIDGKLVGAIAYRIGEFSKEPIAGVTPIGQMLEINAMDEAPADTEASSRKPEMQATRTGGPGVSSDAAGSANSFASVMQPIATPLVFSGFDENAIKMFAPQFASAGVTPVMGAGSVDTSIKQPEPLVPGSAVSALFVRGDMSIAGTCTVTYVDAQRLLACGHPILNYGSVNMPMTKAEVLATLPSPANAFKIVNATEPVGAFVQDRHTGILGRFGTEPKMIPVTLTFHGTSKPKTFHYEVLNNAKITPVAMMATVFNALQGMNEYGEDTTYRMQGDIDVAGFPKLDLQNMFAPTDGGQPTAYSIAISLGEKFNRIFDNPYETPNIKGVELNFDLVKDRRWARLETARTDVTEVRPGDEITIETVLRPYRGEQVVREIPIKIPTSSPKGQLRILVSDGDTLDKMRRTGSNANRRFDLGATIAILNKEHENSRIYVSLLEANPQAMVQDKVMPTLPVSVMNVMEGMRGTQDMVVVAESSVNEASTPVDYVVAGAQVITIDVK, from the coding sequence ATGAAATTTGCTGTTCGCTTCGTCGCTTCCCTCCTGCTGGCTGCCTCCAGCGCATTCGCCCAGAACCCTGCTCCCAACGTCCCCATCATGCCCTTGAGTGAAATCAAGACCGGCATGAAGGGCGTGGCCTACACCGTGTTCGAAGGCACCAAGCCCGAGCCTATGGATGTCCAGGTTCTCGGCGTCCTTCGCAACATGACCGGCCCCAAGAGCGACGTCATCCTCGTCCGCCTCCAGGGCAAGAAGCCTGAATACACCGGCGTAGTCGCGGGCATGAGCGGCAGCCCTGTCTATATCGACGGAAAACTGGTGGGCGCGATAGCGTATCGCATCGGCGAATTCTCCAAGGAGCCGATCGCTGGCGTCACTCCAATTGGCCAGATGCTCGAAATCAACGCCATGGACGAAGCCCCAGCTGATACCGAAGCCAGTTCGCGGAAGCCTGAAATGCAGGCTACTCGCACCGGCGGCCCCGGCGTCTCCTCTGACGCTGCCGGCTCTGCTAACAGCTTCGCCAGCGTCATGCAGCCCATCGCCACTCCGCTGGTCTTCAGCGGCTTCGACGAAAACGCTATCAAGATGTTCGCCCCGCAGTTCGCCTCCGCCGGCGTTACGCCGGTCATGGGCGCAGGCTCCGTGGACACCAGCATCAAGCAGCCTGAACCTCTCGTACCCGGCTCCGCCGTCAGCGCCCTGTTCGTCCGCGGCGACATGAGCATCGCCGGAACCTGCACCGTCACGTATGTCGACGCCCAGCGCCTGCTTGCCTGCGGCCACCCGATCCTCAACTATGGCTCGGTCAATATGCCGATGACCAAGGCGGAAGTCCTCGCAACCCTGCCTTCGCCGGCCAATGCCTTCAAGATCGTCAACGCCACCGAACCGGTCGGCGCCTTCGTCCAGGACCGCCACACCGGCATCCTCGGCCGCTTCGGCACCGAGCCCAAGATGATCCCGGTCACGCTGACCTTCCACGGCACCTCGAAGCCCAAAACGTTCCACTACGAAGTGCTGAACAACGCCAAGATCACGCCTGTCGCGATGATGGCCACCGTCTTCAACGCCCTCCAAGGCATGAATGAATACGGCGAGGACACCACCTATCGCATGCAGGGCGACATCGACGTTGCCGGCTTCCCCAAACTCGACCTCCAGAACATGTTCGCGCCCACCGATGGCGGCCAGCCCACGGCTTATAGCATCGCCATCTCGCTCGGCGAAAAGTTCAACCGCATCTTCGACAATCCTTACGAGACCCCGAACATCAAAGGTGTCGAGCTGAACTTCGACCTCGTAAAAGACCGCCGCTGGGCACGCCTCGAAACCGCGCGAACCGACGTGACCGAAGTCCGTCCAGGCGACGAGATCACCATCGAGACGGTCCTTCGCCCCTATCGCGGCGAGCAGGTCGTTCGCGAAATACCGATCAAGATCCCGACCAGCAGCCCGAAGGGCCAGCTTCGCATCCTCGTATCGGATGGCGATACTCTCGACAAGATGCGCCGCACCGGCTCCAACGCCAACCGCCGCTTCGACCTCGGCGCCACCATCGCGATCCTGAATAAAGAACACGAGAACAGCCGCATCTACGTCTCGCTCTTAGAGGCGAACCCGCAAGCCATGGTGCAAGACAAAGTCATGCCCACGTTACCCGTAAGCGTAATGAACGTGATGGAAGGCATGCGCGGCACGCAGGACATGGTCGTAGTAGCCGAGTCCAGCGTGAACGAAGCCAGCACCCCAGTCGACTATGTAGTAGCCGGCGCGCAGGTCATCACCATCGACGTGAAGTAG
- a CDS encoding PadR family transcriptional regulator yields MYLAKRDNGEDRWEAQLRKGALEMAILATLWQSKAYGLEIIRTLEERSQLVLAEGTIYPILSRLKEDAFLTSEWVEADAGHPRKYYALTKAGRERLQKMAEAWVDFSRNLSRLVAPVLSKKELPQ; encoded by the coding sequence ATGTATCTTGCAAAGCGAGACAACGGAGAAGACCGATGGGAAGCCCAGCTCCGTAAAGGCGCCCTCGAGATGGCCATCCTGGCCACGCTCTGGCAAAGCAAAGCCTATGGTCTGGAGATCATCCGCACCCTCGAGGAGCGCTCGCAACTGGTGCTCGCCGAAGGCACCATCTATCCGATTCTCAGCCGGCTGAAGGAAGACGCCTTCCTCACCTCGGAGTGGGTAGAAGCCGACGCCGGACATCCGCGCAAGTACTACGCGCTGACCAAGGCCGGTCGCGAGCGCCTGCAAAAAATGGCGGAAGCGTGGGTCGATTTCTCCCGCAATCTCAGTCGCCTCGTCGCCCCCGTACTTTCGAAAAAGGAGTTACCGCAATGA
- a CDS encoding DUF1700 domain-containing protein: MTSQEYLQSLRSYLKSLPAETREEILLEISSHIQDALSQPGAALDAILARLGPPDRVAAAYRDNLLLRRARLSISPVVMARTVARLATKGIFGFVVFLCATVGYCVGGGFVLVALCKPIFPNHTGMWIGGPESFTMGVQFFPPAPPAHEALGNYIIPLALFLGCLLILVTTMVIRFVLRTSRQWEVQLALPQQRAAQAG; encoded by the coding sequence ATGACGAGCCAGGAATATTTGCAAAGCCTGCGTTCTTACCTCAAGTCGCTGCCCGCGGAAACCCGCGAAGAGATCCTCTTGGAGATCTCCTCCCACATTCAGGACGCCCTCTCGCAACCAGGCGCGGCGCTCGACGCCATCCTCGCCCGCCTCGGGCCACCCGATCGCGTCGCCGCCGCCTACCGCGACAACCTCTTGCTCCGTCGCGCTCGCCTTAGCATTTCGCCAGTCGTCATGGCGCGCACCGTCGCCAGGCTCGCCACCAAAGGCATCTTCGGTTTCGTCGTTTTCCTCTGCGCGACCGTCGGCTATTGCGTCGGCGGAGGCTTCGTCCTCGTCGCGCTGTGCAAGCCCATCTTCCCGAATCACACCGGCATGTGGATCGGAGGCCCGGAAAGCTTCACCATGGGAGTACAGTTCTTTCCCCCTGCGCCGCCCGCCCACGAAGCGCTGGGAAACTACATCATTCCGCTCGCGCTTTTCCTGGGATGCCTGCTGATCCTCGTCACGACCATGGTCATTCGTTTCGTGCTGCGCACCTCCCGCCAGTGGGAGGTGCAGCTCGCACTTCCGCAGCAACGCGCCGCCCAGGCGGGTTAG
- a CDS encoding methyltransferase family protein yields MRSLLATLALIACAVYATIPLFWFTLHPFTKHWRARGRHSFKLILPLWLAYIVIAIAVLYPWRNQSLYTTPYAYIPGGLLVLTGLLLYVLSSRGFTHVQLSGLAEVEPDRHAQRLVTTGIRARVRHPIYLGHLCELLGWTICFGTVSLIALSAFAIVTGYFMLRLEDRELEDRFGPEYTAYRQRVPAIIPRVFLSS; encoded by the coding sequence GTGCGCTCTCTCCTCGCCACTCTCGCCCTCATCGCCTGCGCCGTCTACGCGACGATCCCGCTCTTCTGGTTCACCCTCCACCCCTTCACCAAACACTGGCGCGCCCGCGGACGCCACTCCTTCAAGCTCATCCTCCCCCTCTGGCTCGCGTACATCGTCATCGCGATCGCCGTTCTCTATCCGTGGCGCAACCAATCGCTCTACACCACGCCCTACGCCTATATTCCTGGCGGCTTACTCGTCCTCACCGGTCTGCTCCTCTACGTGCTCTCCTCGCGCGGCTTCACTCACGTCCAACTCTCCGGCCTCGCCGAGGTCGAACCCGACCGCCACGCCCAGCGCCTCGTCACCACCGGCATTCGCGCGCGCGTCAGGCACCCCATCTATCTCGGCCACCTCTGCGAACTCCTCGGCTGGACCATCTGCTTCGGCACCGTCTCTCTTATTGCGCTCAGCGCATTCGCCATCGTGACGGGCTACTTCATGCTTCGCCTCGAAGATCGCGAACTAGAAGACCGCTTCGGCCCCGAATATACCGCCTACCGCCAGCGCGTCCCCGCCATTATTCCCCGCGTTTTCCTGTCATCCTGA
- a CDS encoding FtsX-like permease family protein has translation MKFELFIATRYLRAKRRQAVIGVITGISIIGVAAGVASLIIALAINNGFRSDLQARLLGSMSHINLMRLQNDGIKNWRDLLAKLEKQPHVVAGAPAIYEQVLISRGARAQGALLKGIVPADERRVSALLDNVKFGSADALDSSQNGEGAPKTLSDEVTQSLPPIVLGKDMADTLGATTGSVVLVTSPQGELTPFGIVPKYQRFKVVGIFESGFYDYDSSWGLTRLDDAQKLFGLGDIVPVLEFKVDDIYKAPQIADQLVDVAGQGFGAKNWMEQNQALFRALRLEKVVTFITIGLIVFVAALNILISLIMMVMEKTKDIAVLVSIGARRLQIRRIFMLQGVLVGAVGTLIGLVLGFGLAIAAGHYHWIRLSAEVYAIDYVPFAPRLIDGLVVSVVSIAISFIATIYPAMNASRVLPAEALRYE, from the coding sequence TTGAAATTCGAACTCTTCATCGCGACCCGCTATCTCCGCGCCAAGCGCCGTCAGGCGGTCATCGGCGTCATCACCGGGATCTCCATCATCGGCGTGGCCGCCGGCGTCGCATCGCTCATCATCGCGCTCGCGATCAATAACGGTTTCCGTTCCGATCTCCAGGCGCGTCTGCTCGGCTCCATGTCGCACATCAACCTCATGCGTCTGCAAAACGACGGCATCAAGAACTGGCGCGATCTTCTTGCGAAGCTGGAAAAGCAGCCGCACGTCGTCGCCGGAGCTCCCGCGATCTACGAACAGGTCTTGATTTCCCGCGGCGCACGCGCACAAGGCGCACTCCTCAAGGGCATCGTTCCCGCCGATGAACGCCGCGTCAGCGCGCTACTCGACAACGTGAAATTCGGATCCGCCGACGCTCTCGATTCCTCGCAGAACGGCGAAGGCGCGCCCAAGACGCTCTCCGACGAAGTCACGCAATCCCTGCCGCCGATCGTCCTAGGCAAAGATATGGCCGACACCCTCGGCGCAACCACCGGCTCGGTCGTGCTCGTCACCAGCCCGCAAGGCGAACTGACCCCCTTCGGCATCGTGCCGAAATACCAGCGCTTCAAGGTTGTCGGGATCTTCGAGTCCGGCTTCTACGACTACGACTCTTCCTGGGGCCTGACCCGTCTTGACGACGCGCAAAAACTCTTTGGCCTTGGTGACATCGTCCCCGTCCTGGAATTCAAAGTAGATGACATCTATAAAGCCCCGCAGATCGCCGACCAACTCGTCGACGTCGCCGGCCAGGGCTTCGGCGCCAAGAACTGGATGGAACAGAACCAGGCGCTCTTCCGCGCGCTCCGCCTTGAAAAAGTCGTGACTTTCATCACCATCGGCCTGATCGTGTTCGTCGCCGCGCTCAACATCCTCATCTCGCTCATCATGATGGTGATGGAGAAGACGAAAGACATCGCCGTCCTCGTCTCCATCGGCGCACGCCGCCTGCAAATCCGACGCATCTTCATGCTGCAAGGCGTGCTCGTCGGCGCGGTCGGCACCCTTATCGGTTTGGTCCTCGGCTTCGGCCTCGCCATCGCCGCCGGCCACTACCACTGGATCCGCCTCTCCGCCGAGGTCTACGCCATCGACTACGTCCCCTTCGCCCCCCGCCTCATCGACGGCCTAGTCGTCTCCGTTGTCTCCATCGCGATCAGCTTCATCGCGACAATCTACCCCGCGATGAACGCGTCGCGCGTGCTCCCCGCCGAAGCCCTGCGCTACGAATAG
- a CDS encoding ABC transporter ATP-binding protein — MSPAIETQSLTRTFGAFTAVNAINLTVAPGQFFGFLGPNGAGKSTTIKMLTGLLAPTSGSIRILGHDLTANPVEVKQQIGVVPEGMALFGRLTGREYLEFVGRMYGLGRDVSAQRADELLDFMHLADEPKKLVADYSHGMQKKIALAAAVIHGPRVLFLDEPFEGVDAIAAGTLKAMLQHMITRGATIFLTSHVLEIVERLCSHVAIIHQGALVAQGSLEELRSGIQTAGTEKLTLEQIFLSIVGGDAQSSVSELSWLA, encoded by the coding sequence ATGTCTCCCGCGATCGAGACGCAGTCCCTCACCCGCACTTTCGGCGCGTTCACCGCGGTCAACGCCATCAACCTCACCGTTGCCCCCGGACAATTCTTCGGATTCCTCGGCCCCAACGGCGCCGGCAAATCTACAACCATCAAAATGCTCACCGGCCTGCTCGCGCCGACGTCGGGCTCGATCCGCATCCTCGGCCACGACCTCACCGCGAACCCGGTCGAAGTGAAGCAGCAAATCGGCGTTGTCCCCGAAGGCATGGCTCTCTTCGGACGCCTCACCGGCCGCGAATATCTCGAGTTCGTCGGACGCATGTACGGACTCGGCCGCGACGTCTCCGCCCAACGAGCCGACGAGCTTCTCGACTTCATGCACCTTGCCGACGAGCCCAAGAAACTCGTTGCCGACTACTCGCACGGCATGCAGAAAAAGATCGCCCTCGCTGCCGCCGTCATCCACGGCCCACGCGTTCTCTTTCTCGACGAGCCCTTCGAAGGCGTCGACGCCATCGCGGCAGGCACCCTCAAAGCCATGCTCCAGCACATGATCACGCGTGGTGCGACGATCTTTTTAACCTCGCACGTGCTGGAAATTGTCGAGCGCCTCTGCTCGCATGTCGCCATCATTCATCAGGGAGCGCTCGTCGCGCAGGGTTCGTTAGAAGAACTCCGCTCCGGCATCCAAACCGCCGGCACCGAGAAACTCACGCTCGAACAAATCTTCCTAAGCATCGTAGGCGGCGACGCGCAATCTTCCGTCTCGGAACTCTCATGGCTCGCATAG
- a CDS encoding ABC transporter ATP-binding protein: MAKVFRSGSTDLRLFENLSFQVMKGEMVAIVGDSGSGKSSLLHILGALDRPSDGDVYFAELRLAKLSEAAAAEFRNRELGFVWQFHYLLPEFTALENIAMPLLVRGLGRREAETEARHWLNEVGLLDRGHHRPGELSGGEQQRVALARALVTRPKVLMADEPTGDLDNRTAETVFNLIARLHRDYQLTSLIVTHNLAFARRCDRVIRLAAGVVDEVEPQSLPA, translated from the coding sequence TTGGCCAAGGTCTTTCGCTCCGGTAGTACAGATTTAAGGCTCTTTGAGAACTTGTCCTTTCAGGTGATGAAAGGTGAAATGGTCGCAATCGTCGGCGATTCAGGCTCCGGGAAAAGCTCACTTTTGCACATCCTCGGTGCCCTTGATAGGCCTTCGGACGGTGACGTATACTTCGCGGAACTCAGGCTTGCAAAGTTATCTGAGGCCGCGGCAGCGGAGTTCCGTAATCGTGAACTCGGGTTCGTGTGGCAGTTCCACTACCTCCTACCCGAATTTACGGCGCTTGAGAACATCGCCATGCCGTTGCTGGTCAGAGGCTTGGGACGTCGCGAGGCCGAAACTGAGGCCCGCCATTGGTTGAATGAAGTCGGCTTGTTGGACCGCGGCCATCATCGGCCCGGCGAACTATCCGGGGGAGAACAACAGCGTGTTGCTCTTGCTCGGGCTTTGGTTACAAGGCCCAAGGTGCTCATGGCAGACGAGCCAACCGGCGACCTCGATAACCGTACGGCGGAGACAGTTTTTAATTTGATTGCCAGGCTACATCGCGACTATCAGCTCACCTCCCTCATCGTCACCCACAACCTCGCGTTTGCGCGACGCTGCGACCGGGTTATCCGGCTGGCGGCTGGTGTCGTGGATGAGGTAGAGCCACAGTCGTTACCGGCATAG
- a CDS encoding ATP-dependent Clp protease ATP-binding subunit, translated as MFERYTEKARRVIFFARYEASQFGSPYIETEHLLLGLLREDKALTNRFLRQHSSVESIRKQIEGHTTIREKVSTSVDLPLSNECKRVLAYAAEEAERLSHKHIGTEHLLLGLLREEKCFAAEILHERGLRLATIREELARTSQEKAQPQQRQQRESSLLAEFSRDLTQVAMDNQLDPLVGRDSELERVIQILCRRTKNNPVLIGEPGVGKTAIVEGLAQRIADGEVPSFLADKRILALDLSLIVAGTKYRGQFEERLKTIMKELMENQNAIIFIDELHTLVGAGSAEGSLDAANILKPALSRGEIQCIGATTPGEYRKSIEKDRSLERRFQAVKVNPPDEETAVKVLAGIKDRYEKFHAVTYTDDAITFAVYHSNRYIPDRFLPDKAIDLIDEAGARVKLRQTSLPEEITEVQKRIKFIVHRMENAIANHEFEKARFYSDEERKERENLRGLREKYHLDESSTGVVGREDIEDVVSRWTGVPIMSIKEEETAKLLRIEEELHKRVISQEKAISALARAIRRSRAGLKSPNRPIGSFLFLGPTGVGKTEVARTLAQFMFGSEKSLIRFDMSEYMEKHSVSKLIGSPPGYVGYEEGGQLTERVKRSPYSVVLLDEIEKAHPDVFNILLQVFEDGQLTDGLGNTVDFKNSIIVMTSNIGARHLMKRTGLGFQSEQTEQIDSKVEDMVKAEVKKTFNPEFLNRLDEVILFNPLSEGDLIQIVELMVAQLNANLVQKAITVTVAEDARKWILDKTVTDRTYGARPLRRALQKYIEDPLSEALIQGLISMRPAFLEVYLENNQLFYRPIAEGEEKPEGVLLYND; from the coding sequence ATGTTTGAACGGTATACAGAAAAGGCCAGACGAGTCATCTTCTTTGCGCGTTACGAAGCAAGTCAGTTCGGTTCGCCGTACATAGAGACCGAACACCTGCTCCTGGGGCTGCTGCGCGAAGACAAGGCGCTCACCAATCGGTTCCTCCGCCAGCATTCGTCGGTGGAATCCATTCGGAAACAGATTGAAGGCCACACCACCATCCGGGAAAAGGTCTCGACTTCGGTTGATCTCCCCCTGAGCAATGAGTGTAAGCGTGTGCTCGCCTATGCCGCGGAAGAGGCAGAACGTCTCTCCCATAAGCACATTGGCACCGAGCACCTGCTGCTGGGTCTGTTGCGCGAAGAGAAGTGCTTCGCCGCTGAGATCCTGCATGAGCGCGGTCTCCGTCTGGCTACTATCCGCGAGGAACTGGCACGTACCTCGCAGGAAAAGGCCCAACCACAACAGCGTCAGCAGCGTGAATCTTCGCTGCTCGCAGAATTTTCCCGCGACCTGACTCAGGTCGCCATGGACAACCAGCTTGATCCGCTCGTCGGTCGCGACAGCGAGCTCGAGCGCGTCATCCAGATCCTTTGCCGTCGCACCAAGAACAACCCGGTGCTCATCGGCGAACCTGGCGTTGGCAAAACTGCCATCGTCGAAGGTCTCGCCCAGCGCATTGCTGACGGCGAAGTTCCATCGTTCCTGGCGGACAAGCGCATCCTCGCTCTCGATCTCAGCTTGATCGTGGCGGGCACCAAGTATCGCGGACAGTTCGAAGAGCGTCTCAAGACCATCATGAAGGAGTTGATGGAGAACCAGAACGCCATCATCTTCATCGATGAGCTGCACACCCTCGTGGGTGCCGGCTCCGCCGAGGGTTCCCTCGACGCCGCCAACATCCTCAAGCCCGCGCTCTCTCGCGGCGAGATCCAGTGCATTGGCGCCACTACGCCCGGCGAATACCGGAAGTCGATCGAGAAGGACCGTTCCCTCGAGCGCCGCTTCCAGGCCGTCAAGGTCAATCCGCCCGACGAAGAGACTGCCGTCAAAGTCCTTGCTGGAATCAAGGACCGCTACGAGAAGTTCCACGCCGTCACTTATACCGACGACGCCATCACCTTCGCGGTCTATCACAGCAACCGCTACATTCCCGATCGCTTCCTGCCCGATAAGGCCATCGACCTCATCGACGAAGCCGGTGCCCGCGTTAAGCTGCGCCAGACTTCGCTTCCCGAAGAGATCACGGAAGTGCAGAAGCGCATCAAGTTCATCGTTCACCGCATGGAGAACGCCATTGCGAACCACGAGTTCGAAAAGGCGCGCTTCTACAGTGACGAGGAGCGCAAGGAACGCGAGAACCTGCGCGGCCTCCGCGAAAAATATCACCTCGATGAGTCCTCTACCGGCGTAGTCGGCCGCGAAGACATCGAAGATGTCGTCTCCCGCTGGACCGGCGTGCCCATCATGTCGATCAAGGAAGAGGAGACCGCCAAACTTCTTCGCATCGAAGAAGAGCTGCACAAGCGCGTCATCTCGCAGGAGAAGGCAATCTCTGCCCTCGCCCGCGCCATTCGCCGCAGCCGTGCCGGCCTTAAGAGCCCGAACCGTCCCATTGGTTCGTTCTTGTTCCTTGGCCCCACCGGCGTCGGCAAAACCGAAGTCGCGCGCACTCTTGCCCAGTTCATGTTCGGCAGCGAGAAGAGCTTGATCCGCTTCGATATGTCCGAGTACATGGAAAAGCACTCGGTCTCGAAGCTGATCGGTTCGCCTCCGGGATACGTGGGCTACGAGGAAGGCGGCCAGCTCACCGAGCGCGTCAAGCGTTCCCCGTACTCGGTCGTCCTGCTCGACGAAATCGAGAAGGCGCATCCGGATGTCTTCAACATCCTGTTGCAGGTCTTTGAAGACGGCCAGTTGACCGATGGTCTCGGCAACACCGTCGACTTCAAGAACTCGATCATCGTCATGACGTCGAACATCGGCGCGCGCCACCTGATGAAGCGCACCGGCCTCGGCTTCCAGAGCGAGCAGACCGAGCAGATCGACAGCAAGGTAGAAGACATGGTCAAGGCCGAGGTGAAGAAAACCTTCAACCCCGAGTTCCTGAACCGCCTGGATGAAGTCATCCTCTTCAACCCGCTGTCGGAAGGCGACCTGATCCAGATCGTCGAGCTCATGGTTGCGCAACTCAACGCCAACCTGGTGCAGAAAGCGATCACGGTAACGGTAGCCGAAGACGCCAGGAAGTGGATCCTCGACAAGACGGTCACGGACCGCACCTACGGTGCCCGTCCGCTCCGCCGCGCCTTGCAGAAGTACATCGAAGACCCGCTCTCGGAAGCGCTAATCCAGGGCCTAATCAGCATGCGCCCCGCGTTCTTAGAGGTCTACCTCGAGAACAACCAACTCTTCTACCGGCCTATTGCGGAAGGGGAAGAGAAACCTGAAGGTGTGCTGCTGTATAACGACTAA
- a CDS encoding TetR/AcrR family transcriptional regulator, whose product MAKTDVDKRSRLIQTAAKLAYRQGFRKTTLADIAEESQVPLGNVYYYFKTKDEIGEAILQQRFSQFEAQREKWEESGSPKERLQAFVQMTLNNREQLARGGCPIGTLCSELQREGGELAKKASPLLGGTLAWIEKQFKALGKGKDSAGLALHLLSALQGVSLLSHVSGNSNLVMVEAGRLKAWLETL is encoded by the coding sequence GTGGCCAAGACTGATGTCGACAAAAGATCTCGGCTGATCCAGACGGCGGCGAAACTCGCCTATCGGCAGGGCTTTCGAAAAACAACGCTTGCGGATATTGCCGAGGAATCGCAGGTTCCGCTCGGCAACGTGTATTACTACTTTAAGACGAAAGACGAAATCGGCGAGGCCATCCTCCAACAACGCTTTTCGCAGTTCGAAGCCCAGCGCGAGAAGTGGGAGGAGTCCGGCTCTCCTAAAGAACGGCTTCAGGCATTCGTGCAAATGACGCTAAACAACCGCGAACAATTGGCACGCGGAGGTTGCCCAATAGGGACGCTCTGCAGCGAGTTACAGAGAGAGGGCGGTGAGCTCGCGAAGAAGGCGAGTCCGCTACTCGGCGGGACCTTGGCCTGGATAGAGAAGCAATTCAAAGCTCTCGGGAAAGGTAAGGATTCGGCGGGCCTCGCGCTTCATTTATTGTCTGCGCTGCAAGGAGTATCCCTCCTGTCGCACGTTTCAGGGAATTCGAACCTAGTGATGGTTGAGGCTGGCCGACTAAAGGCGTGGCTTGAAACGCTGTGA